From the genome of Sediminibacter sp. Hel_I_10:
GCCCTGTGCTAAAGCCACTAGAGGAATACCAACAGCATTACTCTTCACCATAGCTTGTACTTCTCTACCTATTTGATTAATACTATCAGTGTTCATCGGGATATACTCACGTAAAGAATGACGCAATTGTTTTCTATTGGTCAACATAAAGTAGAGCATAAAATACATTAAACCAATAGCGATAAAGATGTTAAATGTACCGCCAGCCATGGTTTGAAGATTTTCGGATAACCAAGATGTAATTGATTTGGTGTCTATGGACGAATTGACATCCATACCAGTACTTTCTTCAATAATACTCACTTGGTGTTTAAGAGCGGTCACCACTTTCTCACTATTTTTGACAGCATCAGTGATTTTATTTCCCAGCATTAAAACAAAGCCTGTAAGTGGGATTAGAATCACGAAAAAGGAAGCGGTCATCAATAATAATGCAGCCACAGAAGGCCTCCATTTGTGTGTCTTTACCAAAGCCACCATAAACTTTCTTAACAATATATAGAATGTAATAGCACCTAAAATACCGCTCAAATAGGGTAGCATTTCCCTAAATATCAAGCAACCCATTAAAACAATGAGTATCAGGATAAATATTTGACGAATAATCTTAGGTGCTATTTGTGGCATGTGCATTTTAAATTTTAAATCAAATTACATCGAATTTACGACTAGCGCCTATCCAAAAAAGAAAATTGTTAATCTATTCCAAAAAATAAATTCGGACTTAGATCTCAATCTCCACTTGATTATGCACAATATCATCAAAAGTTTCTCGCTTTCTTATAAGGTGGGCTTCTCCCTTATGCCAAAGCACTTCTGATGGTCTATAGCGAGAGTTGTAGTTGCTGGCCATTGAGTAGCAATAGGCCCCTGCATTTTTAAAAGCTAAGATGTCATCTTCATTAATTTCGTTAATGCGCCTGTTATTCGCAAAAGTATCGGTTTCACAAATGTAACCTACAACAGAATAAAAACGCTCACGGCCTTCAGGATTTGAGATATTGATAATTTCATGTTGAGAGCCATATAACATTGGTCTTATGAGGTGATTAAACCCAGAATCTACTTGAGCAAAAACCGTAGAGGTCGTTTGCTTAACAACATTCACTTTAGTTAAAAAATAGCCTGCTTCACTCACCAGAAATTTGCCCGGTTCAAACGCTAAGGTTAATGGCTTACCGTATGACTTACAAAACTCATTAAAACGTTGAGATAGTTTTTCTCCAAGTTCTTCTATATTGGTTTCGATATCGCCAGTTTTATAAGGCACTTTAAATCCAGATCCAAAATCAATAAACTCCAGATTCTTGAAATTTCTAGCAGTATCAAAAAGAATTTCGCTAGCATATAGAAACACATCAATATCTAAAATATCACTTCCCGTATGCATGTGAATCCCGTTGATATTCATTTTAGTATTTTCTACAATACGTAATAAATGCGGAATTTGATGAATACTAATCCCAAACTTACTATCTATATGACCTACAGAAATATTAGTGTTTCCTCCAGCCATCACGTGCGGATTGATACGAATACACACCGGTGTTTTTGGATGACGTG
Proteins encoded in this window:
- the lysA gene encoding diaminopimelate decarboxylase, with protein sequence MEQNTLLQIAKDFGSPVYVYDAEKIKFQYKRLTSAFDKVKQLKLNYAVKALSNISVLKLFNQLGSGLDTVSIQEVQLGLKAGFKPEQIIFTPNGVSLAEIEKAATLGVQINIDNLSVLEQFGTRHPKTPVCIRINPHVMAGGNTNISVGHIDSKFGISIHQIPHLLRIVENTKMNINGIHMHTGSDILDIDVFLYASEILFDTARNFKNLEFIDFGSGFKVPYKTGDIETNIEELGEKLSQRFNEFCKSYGKPLTLAFEPGKFLVSEAGYFLTKVNVVKQTTSTVFAQVDSGFNHLIRPMLYGSQHEIINISNPEGRERFYSVVGYICETDTFANNRRINEINEDDILAFKNAGAYCYSMASNYNSRYRPSEVLWHKGEAHLIRKRETFDDIVHNQVEIEI
- a CDS encoding AI-2E family transporter — protein: MPQIAPKIIRQIFILILIVLMGCLIFREMLPYLSGILGAITFYILLRKFMVALVKTHKWRPSVAALLLMTASFFVILIPLTGFVLMLGNKITDAVKNSEKVVTALKHQVSIIEESTGMDVNSSIDTKSITSWLSENLQTMAGGTFNIFIAIGLMYFMLYFMLTNRKQLRHSLREYIPMNTDSINQIGREVQAMVKSNAVGIPLVALAQGIIALIGFFIFGIEDPFFWFVIVTIGSMIPFVGTLIGILPVFILALSSGDTFQAWGVLIYGFVVVGSTDNIIRLYVLKKLDNVHPLVTLFGVIVGVPLFGFIGLIFGPLLISLFMALVRIYKEEYGKTLAQKSEEHI